Genomic window (Helianthus annuus cultivar XRQ/B chromosome 3, HanXRQr2.0-SUNRISE, whole genome shotgun sequence):
TTGTTTTCTTTTTAATCGGTTCATGTGTTGAAGATCGGCTAGAATTGTTTGTACCTTCTTATGTTGCCCAGTTTTGGTTTGGCTTTCATGAGGAGCAACAACATTAGGGTTTATGATGctcaaaatgttttttttttttcttcttcttcttaatTTCTTATTTTTATCAAATCGTGATCGATGTTTCAttatatgttgttttgatatgatTTCGATCTATTTAGATATGTCATGATTGATAGAAGAAATGATATTGTGTAAATTAAGTTGGATCAAATATGTCATGATAAGGTTGTGAATATCGTAAATATAATCATGAAACATGTGGATATGTTTTGGTATTAACGATACAAGCCGTTCACATATTTGTTTAAACTCTTATGTCATGATAGAGGCCTAGTCAATGTAAAACGAAGAAGTAAGAATTGTGATTTGTTAAACTCACGATTAAACTCATCGATGAACAGAAAAGCGTACTTAGGCAATGAAAACTCATTATAACAGTGCATCTAGAAATTTGGATGCACCGTTGTAATAAGTAGTACACTTTTGTAATGCATTACACACATAAATGTAATGAGctaaacataatattttaatatgGTTATAATGTATCATGTTAACTAAAAATACTTTAAAAAATAACGCTTTTACAATATAATACAACAAGTTTAATGTCAAATAAAAGTGAATATCATTTTGATTTATATAAAAAGTCAAACATTCAACTATATTGTATCTCTTGTCTTTTCAGACTCATTTAACTTCTCCGGTATTACTATTAGTTAGTAGAAAACCATAGTATTAGTTAGTAGAAAACCATAAGAACTATATAAACACATCTATGAAATACAAGCCATATAAACAAGATAGAAAATTATACGGTTATATAAGCATTCTATATGTTATAGGTAAAGCAATATGTACATGAATTTATGCAATTCTCATATCGGTTAGAATTGTTTGTTTATGCTTCTGAGGCTTATATGAGGAGCGacaaaattagggtttatgatGCTAAAAATGGTAACTTTTTTCTTATTCTCTTAATATTATCAAATCATGATTGTTGTTTCAGAATATGTTGATTTGATATGATTTCGATCTATTTAGATATGTCATGATTAAGAGAAGAAAATATATCATGTAAGGCCacgtgtagtcataaagccctttaggggcgttatgcgacaagtgACGAAAAAATAAGAGGGGGGTTTTATATCACAAGAGGGTGTAGTGGTAAATGGGTTATATAACCACTTCAATTATAcgtacatatgtatgtatatatatatgtgtgtgtgtgagtggAGAAGGAAGATGCATGGCGTAATATTTTTTCACGGGGGTTGAATTTTTCTCACCCATAGCGCCGGCCATAGTGGTGTGGCCGAGCGCTATAGGGCGCCATGGCCAAATCTGCGTGATGTACCGCCCCACTacgcgcggggggggggggggactaaATAAATGtatacgtttttttttttcattttacattAAACTTAttatattaaaacaaacatcatCTTTAATGTATGGTTAATTACAACATTTTAACCATATTAAAATAGTGTGCTTAGCTCATTACATTTTCATATTTTATGTCCAAAACCTGTCAGAcgctttttaattttatttttataaaatttgccATTTACATGTATGGGTCtcttaatacataaccaattatAAGTACATAACCAAATAAGCAAATTATACATAGTGTTCGCATGATATAGTGGAACACAAAAACAATTATGTTGTTATATAGTTAGATAACTGATAGCTTATTTAATGTATATTAGTTAAAACACTACATACAATCATCGTTTCTTCGTTCTATATTGACCAGACCTTTATAATGAATGAGAGTTTAAACAAATATATGAACGGCTTGTATCCATCTTCACTAggcaataatgtctatacaccaattcagaaggaatcacccaaacccctAACCTAATGATCATTAGCCTTATCACACCCTTAAAATGTCACTAGACTATAATACTGTTTGCTATTCAACTTCACATGTTTAGGGCCTAAATAGTGGTATCATTAGACAACTCTTAACAATAACACAAGCCCAATAAGCAGTCACGTGATCTCCACGTGACACCACACTTGACAAAACCATCATAATAAAACTTTCAACTTTCAATCCACCATTACTCACAAAACACCCCCAAAACTTTTCACCAATTTCACACAAAATCAAACCCCAATTTAACACCCACAAACCCCTACCCCAACGATCCATCAACCCACACAAAACCCTAAAACAAATCCCCAAATTTCCCAAAATGGATTACTCAGAACAAGATGTTGACTTGTTCGGCGATTTAGAATTCGAAAACGAAGAAACCCACACAAAACAAGACAGCCCACAATCCAACAACTCGTCATCATCCACGTCAGCATCGTCGTCATCATCTTCTTCAGGTGGGTCATCTTCTAATCGGAGCAGCAGCGGCGGTGGTAGCGGCAGTGGCAGTGAGAGCAGCGGTGGCTCCGTcagcggcggcggcggtggtggtgctgctgctgctggtggcggtgaagaagaggaggaggatgatgaggataatGGTGAAGTTAGATCAAGTttttataataatagtaataatattaataataatcaaGTGGCTGGTGGTGGTTATGATGATGATTAtaatgttgttgatgatgataaagaTTTGTTTGGGTCTGATAATGAGGAGTATGTTAAGACAGAAATTTCTAGCCCTTTTCCTGTTCCTggtaagttgtttttttttttttttttttttttttttttttttttttgcatgttTTTTGGTTAAAGATTGAATCTTTTTGTATGATTTTTGGTTAAAGATTGAATCTTTTTGCAGTATTTAAAGTGGAAAATAGTGTTTTGGTAAGTTCTTGAAATGTATAAAGTTGATGTTTTTATTGCTAGTTTTGAATCTTTGATGATATTACTTAGCATGAATTGTACGCAATTAAATAAGGCTCCCACTATTCTCACACCcctaaaatcttattttcacaccccTACGTTTATACGGATAGAGTTATACGGGCCGTATGACTGATTGTTGcacaaaaaaagatttttttttgtcTCCATGTATACGGGGGcggtataatgttatacggcccgtatagaatgttaTCCGACCTAATATTTTCTCCATCTATACGAGCTGTATAACATTATATACggccttggttttaaaatgcgcgcataATGCTTGATGCGCTAATGAGAGCGCATCGCAACAGCTGATGCGATGCGTTTACGTGATGCGAGAATATTGCGCGCATTTCGCATGATGCGCTCATCGCATAATGCGCTCTGATGCACGCAACATTGTTTCTTGCGCTTTTTTCCAAATTTTATGAAACGTGTTCGGTTttttccataattaacatcttagTATGCTTGATTTGAACCAAAAAACACAACTCTTACCTTCTAATTACGTCAGTTGTTTtactttaagtatgtttttataagtttttatgtataaataatttttaactattttttttataaagaacgCATCACATGCGTGATGCGCTCGCATCACGCATCGCGCATCAGATTTTTGGACTAAACGCATCGGAGTGCATCACGCAATTTAAAACCAAGTATACGGCCCAATATTTGTCATGTCAGATTATTCTACACAGGCCGTATAACGTTATACGGCCACGGTGTGAAATTAAGATTTTGGGGTGTGGCTTTATTAGGACCCAATAAATAAAAAGcattgatatttttttttttttttttaatttttttttttttttttgctatatGAATTTTGAACTGAATTGTAGTTGGCTAGTTGCAATGATTGTCTGATTTATCAGATTATTATAGTTTGTGTTTTGATCTAAATCTGTTTCGGGTTTATCTTGTATGGCTACATTTGTATTTCTAATTTTCTATATTTTGTTTTGCTTTATGTTAATTTTCTTGTTGAACTATTTGGTTGTACAGTTTTGCCTCAACCGCCGCCACGCAATACGAACAATAACCCGAGCAGGGGAGGATTTGGCGGGCGTGGGCGTTGGCAAAACGACAGGGGAGGAGCTGGGATTCTTCCTAGGCCTGGTCCAATGCCGCAGAGGCAGAATTACGGTTACGGGTCTAAGTTTTACGCTCCGCGCAATGACGAACGTTTTGTTTCCGAACTCAAGTTTTCAAAGAGTGAAGAAACGTTGTCAAGGAAAGTTATCGCATTTCAAGAGGTAATATATGGACATGagatttttgtgttttttaagtgaCATTTTTGCAATTTATTTTTTCACTtcaaatattttatatttttattaacacgtttgattttttttttggacGCTGTCAATTAGCCATCCGAACTTGGTTGCTATAGCCGTGTGGAAGGTGGAGAAGTATACTTTGATGATAGTAGTTTGGTgagcattttttttttttttacatttcattaatttatataattttagtttaatctatTCAAGCACTTTACACGTTCGACATTATCAGCGGCTTTTCAAGCGACTTATTACAGAAGATATAGGGGCTGATTTGAACCAAGGTTTTGATACCTTCATTGAGAAGAAAGGTACATTCATTTTGTCGTGATCAAGGCTTGCATACgaacaaaaataaatatttaaataaatagcCAAAATAATCTATTTGATATCAAAATTTCCTTTTGCGCCAGATTTGGGTTCGCAGGGCTTTGGTGATCTTCTCGCTTGCATACGTAACAAAAATATTCCGTTACAAAACATGCATTTTGTGgtgagttgtttttttttttttcgtttttttatcCGCTTCGGTTTCTGGTCAAAATGTAATTACTTGTTTTTTTCTTTGATTACAGACGTACAGAAACAATCTTAATAAGGTAAGTTCTTGCCTTAACATACTGTATAGAACTGTAGATTTGTTTACTTTTGGACTTCATGTTTTGTTCTAATGTAAAGAtaattaaaatggtttatatttAAATTAATATGTTCGTTGGCAGATAATGGCTACTGCTTATTTAAGGCATGAACCTTGGGAAATGGGGGTGCATAAAAGAAAAGGCGTTGTGTATCTTGATGTGCATAAATTGCCCGAAAGGCCAAGAAGCGAGCGGGATCGTCGAATGTACTAttcaaaatcttttttttttggctttttattattttgatcatCTTTTTACGTTCATATTTTTCTGCTTAATTACCCATTAACATTAACATTAAGGTAGACTGGCATGACATTTTCTTTAGTGTTTAGATTTTATTGACATATGACGTTTTCTTTAGTTTCTAGCATAGTTGTTAAATAGCGCTCATTCAGCGCTATCTGATTTTGGTGCCCCCATAGCGAGTAAATAGCGGGATTTcaggtttttttttgttttcatatGAATATCGATAAATTATACGTATAAAATAGttgcattttaggttttttttttttttttttttttttttttgttaaatatacgtATGGAATCACCGTATttggatataatatacatataaaatatttctaaaattttcttctagtgtatcgctaaacataaaatagcgcccgctatttcctcgctatcgctacgtagcgtataggttgCTTGTCGCTGTCGtccgctattcgctattaacaactatggtttTTTAGACTTTATTGACTTGAGACATTCTCTTTTTAGTATTTAGAGTTTAATTGTATATGGACGTTAATTTGGCATTGTATTTAGGTCTTATTGGGGATATTGTTTCGAGACACTTGCTACCGAAGATCCAAGAAGAGACGACGGAGAAGGGATACATCATGTTGACGCTAACGTTGAATATTGTGCTGTAATTAAAACTAAATTAGGTGCACATCGGATTTTAATGGGTGCTGAAATGGACTGCTGCGATTCTACTGACGATGGAAGGAGATTTTATGTGGAATTAAAAACAAGTCGTGAGGTACGTCACCTTTTTTCATTTTAAGTAATTCCCAAAAATAGTAAATGAGGAAAAGATACGTTTTTTAAAATATTCGAACTTAAGATAacataaatattatatttatattgcGGATTTGGAGTTCAATATAGTTATAAAGATTTTCTTTGTGAATATTGTTGACTTTTAAAATCCCGATTTGCAGTTGGATTATCACACCGAGGAAAGATTCGAGAGGGAGAAATTGCTCAAGTTTTGGGTATTTCGTACTTCTATCTCTACTACGCAATCATTTGTAGTTCATTAACATATATGTTTCACACAACCATTTGTAGCTAATTAATATAGGGGGTTAATATTCCCACACCCCTCccctctatctctctctatatatacatagatatatatagagagagagtgaAAAAGGGTGTGAAAATAATATATAGGGTTGTGTGAATAAGATGACCCTTAATATAAATGCATGATTTAAGAGTTATGACTCCCTAAGTGCACATGGATAAGAGTTGGATAAACTTATGCATGTGTGTGCACTGTAAACTTAGGGGAATTCTAGAGAAATTGTTAGTAAATCAACTACTTCATTGCAAGGATGGTAGTTTTGTgcgaggttcattggggaacactaaaaaagtggggaacagtggggaaccgactcaatcgaactccgattggactcattccagcggcgttggaaccggctcgtcgaaccctaactaggatctcttaaccctaaaccctaaatcataacccctaaaccctaaatatattagggtttggcttttaaggtttagctttagggtcTACCttaggtttagctttagggtCTACCttaggtttagctttagggtttagttttagggtttagggtttagctttaggtttagcctttaaggtttagcttttagggtttatagttaaGATTTTaaggtttagcttaggttttagccttatttttttagctttagggtttagagtttatgagttagggtttagggttaagagatcttagttagggttcgacgagcatgttccaacgccgctggaacgagtccaatcggagttcgtttgagtcggttccccgttgttccccacttttttagtgttccccaatgaaccttcccctggTAGTTTTAACGCTAATTAACTACTCTTGGGTGGTAGAATATGTAATTGTAAAGAATGTTCACATATCTCGTAAATGAGAATCGGTATGGGTATCAAACTTTGATGCAATGATGTTCACTTCCTTCGGTGACAATCGTGAActattttattaaactttttaaagctaaaaactacTTGCACATGATCATTATAAAAGTCGATTATATTGATGTTAGCTTTTTAAAGTTATTATTATTGAAGGGTATTTAAAACATTTGGTTAATGGTTCGAAAAAAATCGAACTGTTGATATTTTTGCTTCTATCATGGTTTACTACTACTCGCACAACTAAATCTATATATTGCATTACAGATTCAGTCGTTTCTTGCGGGCGTTCCTTTTATCGTCATTGGATATAGGTACATTATGCTGATATAAAAATATAGactaaattacgtttttggcccctgcggttatatcacttttactatattagcccaaaataagaatttttaacatatctgcccccaagttctctataactaaccgttttggcccctaagtctaaccacattttagcccccatggtctctataactaccattttggcccccatgatctctagacttaggggccaaaatggttagttatagagaccatgggggcaggcagatatgttaaaaattcttattttgggctaatatagtaaaagtgatataaccacaggggccaaaacgTAATTTACTAAAAAATATATTTAGCTTAAGTTTTCATTCAAGACTGTCGCTAAAAGTTTTATCGTCTTGTAGGGACGATGCTGGCCGGCTTGTGCGTACAGAGAGGTTAAGAACCAAAGATATAACCCACAGGGTAAAAATGAAAAATTACTGGCAGGTAAGCGATTTATTAATAAATAGTTTAGtacgatttaaaaaaaaatccaaaaaatttaAGGGTGGGCCCCAATCATGTCGTGACATCAATATTGATCAACAGGGAGGAGTCTGCTTAGCGTTTGCTGATGAGGTTTTATGTTGGCTTTACGGCACCGTTAAAGAGAGTAAGATTTCTTTATTTCGTTACTAGTATTAAGaccctgcgttgcagcggttgttgTAAAACTGTGTCAAGTAGTACCAATGTTATACCACTGTCAGCGatcaccaacaccggaaaagctcgtaagaacaaattaaataaaaacgaaaaaataACACccagcgaaaagcagacgtaaaatctttgaatcacgaacgctcgttgcagagaaattaaaccgaaacgtaaaacatagaaaaaaaataactaagttaatcCAGGACCTGCGTGTTGGTCGAACTTgttaaacggagaaaaatagatgtgcTGCGACGGGCCAgacaaacgggaaaaaatatacgaaaaaaatgttgaaccccacacgcacgttgcggtgcattaactcacaaaatttataatgaaacgaaaaacttgggaaagatgataaagtatggtggaccaaaattaataataaaaaagagttggaattaaattgcaaaagatgaaaagctttgggttaaaagtaaaaaaacaaagggtctaaattacaaaattgaagttatttattaatcttagataaagataaggataaaaataaatggtatctatatattagttattaatattaaaagaatgtaattaaataattataaataaattttattaggttgaaggagagaatgccatgtggcattatttggagtcttttattataagttagatattAGATATTTATTCGTAATTTGGTATGTTTTATCGTCAACTCTTTCCAACCTATCGTTTGGCATTGCAGATGAAGACTATATATTACAATTCGCTGCACCGTTTACTCGTTTGGAGCTTTTACAGGCGCAATCTTGTCCACAAGAAATAACCGATCATGTTCAGCAGTTGTGAATTTTGCCGTTATGCAAGTTACCGTGGTCTTTGATTGGATTTTACATTGAAGAAAATGTTTACTTAAATTAAGGCTTTTGTTCGAACCGTATGCAACTCTTTTGTTGTATATCATCATTAAGGGAAAAATAACTATATATCGAAGAATGCCCTGAAGCCAAAAATGGCTTTTTTCAGTTATGGGCGTGTCGATTTTTAGCAGGATGGATAGAGATACATATAGGATAACGGCTTATTGATATTTCGAATATCTGATGACATTTTTAATGTACTTGTAACGGCGAATCTAACTTTTGTTCCTGCTGTTTCTGCTAGTATTTGCATTGTTTGTGTTTTGgtttatttagtttttatttatAGTGTATGTGCACTTCAGTTATGCATGTAGACGTGTTTCACACCGGCGGACCGCTTATAATAAAGAATTGTGCGATTCTTACCGGCTGGAAAAAGGAAATCGCAAGATTTTGCGATGAGGCAAGCTGTATCGCTAGATTTTCGGCTAAGAAAAGGTCGAaagttgggggtgataaaatccaataacccctTTTTAAATGGCAAAGACCACCCTCTAAACTATACCTATACGATACGATTCATCTATTGCTCACTTTGTGACACTTGAACTCATATCATTTTGACAAGGATAAACGACTGGTGCCACTAGACTAATAGGCAAAGAGTGTTTTGCAACTTATCTTGTGTCAAGAGCTTATATTTTAGATACAAGTATACAACTTATAGTGTGGCTCATATTTTATTTTTACAGTTTTTTTAAAAGCTATTGACTTGGTCTTgctaaaaatatgttattttaggcATGAGTCGTGCCTTATATTCATCAAAGAAATAGGAGTTTAACTTGTAAGATTAAAATATTTTCATAAACTTTTGTTTTAGTTTCGGATTATTTATAAGGAGTAAATTACTATTTAAGTATTTGTATTTTGATGATTTTAACTACTTGagtcaaattttcaaaattttaactaTATCGGCACTTTGTTTTCCTAATTGTACCTATTTGAGTCCAATTGACTAACACCACTAAAAAAATTTGTTAACTATAATGGTATTTCAGTCATTTACACATAGGTACAATTCTTGGATGCACAACTCTTATCCGGTTGTTTTTTAATCGTatgggtattttagtcattttacaaaATCTAATAGAGTTAGTTAATTTGACTCAAATATGTGCAATTAGAAAACCAGGTGCTCAGATAATAAAAAATTTGAGAATTAACTCAAGTTGTTAAAATCACCAAAATAAAAGGACTcaaattttactcttttatttaaaaaaaaaaaaaaacaagtgtaTTACTCAAGTTGTTAAAATCACCAAAATACAAGAACTCAATAgtattttactcttttatttaaaaaaaataagtgtATTAAATTCATCTATAAGCATTTTTCTTTGGATCATATTAGACAAACGTGAAAACCTTTAATAAAGTAAGGGTAAAGTTATAATATAAAGTCTCCTAAAATTGAGAAGGGTACAAAGATACTATGGATCACAAAATACAATACAATGTCGAGCAAACTATAACAAAATCCTGAAAAATATAGCATAATGTTGaggaaaaaagacacaatgagtcGCAAAAAAAAGacataatgcataagtatagAAATGACACAATGCTAAATAAAAAGACACAGTGAtctaaacaaaaattttaaaacctACAAGCTA
Coding sequences:
- the LOC110930738 gene encoding decapping nuclease DXO homolog, chloroplastic — translated: MDYSEQDVDLFGDLEFENEETHTKQDSPQSNNSSSSTSASSSSSSSGGSSSNRSSSGGGSGSGSESSGGSVSGGGGGGAAAAGGGEEEEEDDEDNGEVRSSFYNNSNNINNNQVAGGGYDDDYNVVDDDKDLFGSDNEEYVKTEISSPFPVPVLPQPPPRNTNNNPSRGGFGGRGRWQNDRGGAGILPRPGPMPQRQNYGYGSKFYAPRNDERFVSELKFSKSEETLSRKVIAFQEPSELGCYSRVEGGEVYFDDSSLRLFKRLITEDIGADLNQGFDTFIEKKDLGSQGFGDLLACIRNKNIPLQNMHFVTYRNNLNKIMATAYLRHEPWEMGVHKRKGVVYLDVHKLPERPRSERDRRMSYWGYCFETLATEDPRRDDGEGIHHVDANVEYCAVIKTKLGAHRILMGAEMDCCDSTDDGRRFYVELKTSRELDYHTEERFEREKLLKFWIQSFLAGVPFIVIGYRDDAGRLVRTERLRTKDITHRVKMKNYWQGGVCLAFADEVLCWLYGTVKENEDYILQFAAPFTRLELLQAQSCPQEITDHVQQL